The Wansuia hejianensis genomic interval AAACAAATACAGGAATAGAAAGTATTGTTGTTAATGGCGGAAACTTCAGCGGTTTAACAGACGCAACACTCAATAACACAAATAATGTTCAAGTCAATGGTGGGGCTTTTGACTTAGATGTTACGAATAAAGTGGTTGAAGTTAAAGAATCCATTGCTGTAACAAAAAATAATGATACTAATTATTATATTGGAAAAGAAAAAGTCAAAGAAGCTTTAGATCATGTAATGAAAGGGGACAAAATTGCTATTATTCAAAATGTTACAGAAATTCAAGTTCCTGATGGTGTAACAGTTGAAAATAAAACCGGAAATGATATCACAGTAAATGGTGATGTGGTAAAAGACAATGCAACAATTGTAGTTGATGAAGTTCCAACAGCTAAAGTTGTTTATTCACATGAGGGAAACTGGACAAATGAGGATGTAACAGTAACTATCACAACTAGCGAGCCTATAGAAGACATCCGGGGATGGACAAAAGTAGATGAACAGACATTTACAAAAGTTTATGCGGATAATACTCTTGAAAACATTACAATTACAGATATGACAGGAAACTCAAATAAAATCAAAGTGGATGTAAAAAATATTGACAAACAGGCTCCAGAAATAAGAGGTGTAAAAGATATTAGTTTAGTACAAGGTTCAAATTTTGACCCTCTGGAAGGCGTATCTGCTTATGATTATGAGTGTGGCGCAATCAAAGATATTCGGGTAACAGTTAACGGGCAGCCATCAGTGGATACAAATGTTGTTGGTATTTATGAATTACAATATTCTGTAAGCGATATGGCTGGAAACACTACAACTGTAAAACGTATAGTCACAGTAAATCCTAAGGAAGAGACATTAAATCATGCTCCAATAATCAAGGCGGATGATATTACATTAACAGTCGGAGATAAATTTGATCCTAGAAAATATGTGGCCGCAATAGATAACGAAGATGGAAATTTGACTGAAATAATTGAAATCTTAGAAAATACGGTTAATACATTAAAGCCAGGAACATATCAAGTAACATACAAAGTAACAGATAAAGAGGGAGCTTCATCTAGAAAAGTAATCAAAGTAGTTGTGAATGCCAAAAAAGAAATAATACCATCAACTCCAGAAAAACCGAATGCGAATAAACCCAGCAATGATAAAGGCAGAGTAGAAACAGGCGACCAGACAAATGTAGGCTTATACTCATCTTTATTCGCAATAAGTGTATTATGTATCACTATTTTAGCAGTATGGAAGAAAAAGAATGCGTTAGAAAATAAATAAGTGTTTCACTGGCGATATAAACACTATACACTAACAGACGGAAAACGCCGTATTTACAAGGTAAAACCGCATTTTATAATTATATTGCCAAAAATCAGCGGGCAGAGGGGAAGAACGCATCTGCTTTATGATCTACATCAATTGAGGTACGCAAAAAATCGTGAAAGAACCCACTAATTGGCTCCTTTCACGATTTTTCACAACCCCTGTAAAGCAATCTTTTTCTTACAGACTGCCCGAAACCAGCGTTTTTAACAAGCTTAATGAACAATGCTGCGCTCTGTTTCCTTATCAAACAGATGGATGTGTTCCATATCCAGTGCAAATTTGACCATATCTCCCGTTCTCGCTGTCGTCCTTGGGTCCACGCGCGCCGTCATAGAAAAACCTTCCAGTTCGAAATACAAAAATACTTCAGCGCCCAGAAGCTCATATACATTAATCTCTGATTCAAAGGACGCGCTTTCATACTGACTCAGCATGATCTCTGAATCGCTGACATTTTCAGGACGGATGCCCGCAGTCACGACCTTTCCCTCATAGCCTTTTTCCAGAAGGACTTTTGCCTTTCCGGGCGGAAGGAGCAAGGAATGGCTTCCCACCTTCAAATATACGTCTTCGCCCTTCTTCTTCACCTCAGCGTCCATGAAGTTCATCTGCGGTGATCCGATGAAACCTGCCACAAACAGATTGTCCGGAGCATTATAAAGTGTCTGCGGAGTGTCTACCTGCTGGACCACGCCATCCTTCATGACAACAATCCTGGTGCCCAGTGTCATCGCCTCCGTCTGGTCATGCGTCACATAAATGATGGTCGCCCCCAAGCGTTCGTGGAGCTTAGAGATCTCCGTACGCATCTGTACACGCAGTTTCGCATCTAGGTTGGACAGAGGTTCATCCATGAGAAATACTTTAGGATCCCGGACAATCGCACGGCCCATGGCGACACGCTGACGCTGGCCGCCGGAGAGCGCTTTCGGCTTTCTTTCCAGCAGATGTTCCAGATCCAGAATCCTGGCCGCCTCCCTCACCATCTTGTCAATCTGATCCTTTGGAACCTTCCTGAGCTTCAAGCCAAAGGCCATATTGTCATAGACAGTCATATGAGGATACAGCGCATAGTTCTGGAATACCATCGCAATATCCCGGTCCTTTGGTTCTACATCATTTACCACTTTTCCATCAATCTTCAGTGTTCCTTCTGATATTTCTTCCAATCCTGCAATCATACGCAGCGTCGTAGATTTTCCGCATCCGGAAGGGCCGACAAAAATAACAAATTCCTTATCCGCAATTTCCAGGTTAAAATCTTTAACCGCCTCAAACCCGTTGGGATATTTTTTATAAATGTGTTCCAGTGATAAGCTTGCCATAAGAATTCCTCCTTTACTGCTTCCAGTATAAAGGACCTTCTCATTTTCTTCCAGGCCACTTTTCCACAAACATCCCAACGGGTTTTCGGCGGTTGCATGAGATTTATTTAATTTTTAAAATATACGCCGTCAAATCTACCAAAATTCCATTTTTTCTTTAGACAGATTGACGAAACACATCCCTATTCACCTCCGGGAAGGTTACCTCCACCTTGAAGAGATCGCCGTCCACAAAAAGTTCGAAGGTTCCTTTCATGAGCTTCACCAGATTCTCGGCAATTGACAATCCGAGTCCGCTTCCCTCAGTTGTTCTGGAGCTGTCTCCGCGGACAAACCGTTCCATCAGCTCATCCGGGCTGATATTCAGCGTCTGTTCCGACATGTTCTTCATGATGAAGACAACGCTGCCTTCTCTGCGGATTACGTCCACATATACCCTGGATCCAGGCATCGCATATTTTGCCACATTTCCATACAGATTTTCAATCACACGCCACAGGTACCGGCTGTCCGCGCGCACCAGCGCCGGTTCCGGCGGCAGGCTGCAAATCATATCCAGCTCCCTGCCTGACAGGCGTTCATCAAATTCCCCATTCACCTGCTGGACCAGTTCATTCAGATTCAGCGTCACAAATTCCATATTCACATTGCCTGAACTGGCCTTCGACGCCTCTACCAAATCCTCTGTCAGCTGCTTCAGCCGCTGGGACTTCCGTTCCAGGATGTCAATATAGCCTTTGATTTTTGGATCTTCAATATTTTCACGTTTCAGGAGATCCACATAATTAACAATCGAAGTCAACGGCGTCTTAATATCATGTGATACGTTCGTAATCAGGTCGGCCTGCATCCGTTCGTTTTTCATCCGCACTTCCACAGCTGTCTTCAGGCCGTCACCCATAGAATTGACCACCTCCGCCAGCTCTTTGTTATTACCCTTCAGTTCTGTCGTATCCACCTTATAATCCAGATCGCCGCTCCCCAGCTGACGTAAGCCTTCTATAACCGTCCTCTTTCCGGTTGCCTCCCTGAGCATATACAATAGCACCAGTATATCCACAACAAGGCAGAGCATAACTCCGAAAAATCCCGTCGTCGGCAGGAAGATAAAATGCAGCAGCATTAATCCCAGAGCGGCCATAATCAGCTTTGAGGATTCCTGCCTTGCTTCATAAACCCTGCCTCCCAGATGAATCACCGCACGCAGAATACTCTTTTCCCAGAGATTGTGTGCCTTAATCCTTCTCACAAGGCTCAGATAGAACAGCATAAACAATCCGACACTCATGCAGACATAAAGTCCGAGAAATACCATGAAGAACCCTGACATATCCGACATATTAATTGCAATTATATAGCCGAAATAGCCAATCAGCAAAATACCCAGAATAACCCCGACCGCCATCGCCACTTCTGTGGGCAAGGAATCAAAACCGTACAGCCGTACCGTCCCATCCTTCTGATTGCGCCCCGCCTGAATGGTACAGATCACAAAGGCTGCAATCGCCATCACCAGGCCAATAATTGCAATGGCCAGTATACCAGGCGCATACGGAGCCAGGCTGTCGTAAAATCTGGCCGCTTCCTTATAATCGTCATCAATTGGATAAGCTGTATCTAGGCCGATATATACTCTCTCATTACCAGAAAGGATCTGTTCCGACGCCAGGTAGCTGCTGAGCCGGTATCCGGCGGCTGTTTCCGGAAAATGGCCTTCAACCATCCTTCCATTCTCCCTGGTATACGACACATACATGGGCCAGGATTCCAGCATGTTCTGAATCTCTTCTTCACTTAACGCCTCCCAGTCCTGCATATTTGTATATACCTG includes:
- a CDS encoding immunoglobulin-like domain-containing protein yields the protein MRKLLGIFLSFSLIMTMFSTTAYAEENAVPNENNYLSEELENNSQSDFVESKSVDDEQAQKNVEKTENLMQEENANHAVEKEIMNSVTKKEKEVTYEAKIGETFYATLKEALMVGGEVTLLKDVSVNEIIEITQDTTLDLGDFTITDNAAKRPFVVRAENFTIKANNGGMVIPESNNQAYGFVEAYVNNFSILGGKYQGNTDNGRLFRINTPESKTGTINVDGIVVNTNNEIIGHNGTYTNYSGSIRNSEFYTGMRSMYFDIIDTAETSTITIDNTKAVIARGPVIEVAGGNTVLSNNDWTVTGNYEGGYTWARTAVGVGYGANVTIKSGKYHADSEFMKENEGYGVYIYTSGGTVNIEGGSFSGTTAALRADVDKGTYNTPANIIVNNGEFNGDLLAKTNTGIESIVVNGGNFSGLTDATLNNTNNVQVNGGAFDLDVTNKVVEVKESIAVTKNNDTNYYIGKEKVKEALDHVMKGDKIAIIQNVTEIQVPDGVTVENKTGNDITVNGDVVKDNATIVVDEVPTAKVVYSHEGNWTNEDVTVTITTSEPIEDIRGWTKVDEQTFTKVYADNTLENITITDMTGNSNKIKVDVKNIDKQAPEIRGVKDISLVQGSNFDPLEGVSAYDYECGAIKDIRVTVNGQPSVDTNVVGIYELQYSVSDMAGNTTTVKRIVTVNPKEETLNHAPIIKADDITLTVGDKFDPRKYVAAIDNEDGNLTEIIEILENTVNTLKPGTYQVTYKVTDKEGASSRKVIKVVVNAKKEIIPSTPEKPNANKPSNDKGRVETGDQTNVGLYSSLFAISVLCITILAVWKKKNALENK
- a CDS encoding ABC transporter ATP-binding protein, which codes for MASLSLEHIYKKYPNGFEAVKDFNLEIADKEFVIFVGPSGCGKSTTLRMIAGLEEISEGTLKIDGKVVNDVEPKDRDIAMVFQNYALYPHMTVYDNMAFGLKLRKVPKDQIDKMVREAARILDLEHLLERKPKALSGGQRQRVAMGRAIVRDPKVFLMDEPLSNLDAKLRVQMRTEISKLHERLGATIIYVTHDQTEAMTLGTRIVVMKDGVVQQVDTPQTLYNAPDNLFVAGFIGSPQMNFMDAEVKKKGEDVYLKVGSHSLLLPPGKAKVLLEKGYEGKVVTAGIRPENVSDSEIMLSQYESASFESEINVYELLGAEVFLYFELEGFSMTARVDPRTTARTGDMVKFALDMEHIHLFDKETERSIVH
- a CDS encoding sensor histidine kinase, whose amino-acid sequence is METEDRKKRLYSAPAKVTVTVLLFLGALLCTIFGSAFLRLATLGSGDPTARMEGGQYYTTAGCAIKMHIDLSQLSDYLSTRKVFDVNGQYDPTQLVDVTKDYHNGITGVEVNKYTSYTLEDMYQMYVSGCADNLDANADESTYIQEDEALASESSEAAGYGLSGDRSDLTVASGSESEELVPQADLENIALEYMSEDTWKHLQSVGNSRSYSRQFLYLYGCGYPNEISYGIKTAAGSTLADYAAANPEKVSLYDLYRALPDLASQVSSYVWAEESQEQYLGRNSNLRYYVKDETQVYTNMQDWEALSEEEIQNMLESWPMYVSYTRENGRMVEGHFPETAAGYRLSSYLASEQILSGNERVYIGLDTAYPIDDDYKEAARFYDSLAPYAPGILAIAIIGLVMAIAAFVICTIQAGRNQKDGTVRLYGFDSLPTEVAMAVGVILGILLIGYFGYIIAINMSDMSGFFMVFLGLYVCMSVGLFMLFYLSLVRRIKAHNLWEKSILRAVIHLGGRVYEARQESSKLIMAALGLMLLHFIFLPTTGFFGVMLCLVVDILVLLYMLREATGKRTVIEGLRQLGSGDLDYKVDTTELKGNNKELAEVVNSMGDGLKTAVEVRMKNERMQADLITNVSHDIKTPLTSIVNYVDLLKRENIEDPKIKGYIDILERKSQRLKQLTEDLVEASKASSGNVNMEFVTLNLNELVQQVNGEFDERLSGRELDMICSLPPEPALVRADSRYLWRVIENLYGNVAKYAMPGSRVYVDVIRREGSVVFIMKNMSEQTLNISPDELMERFVRGDSSRTTEGSGLGLSIAENLVKLMKGTFELFVDGDLFKVEVTFPEVNRDVFRQSV